From a single Sphingobium lignivorans genomic region:
- a CDS encoding DUF1674 domain-containing protein, protein MGRRPDHVKPPAYLSKSPPCPQPAESEAQPRPDEERPEPTRYGDWEIKGIAVDF, encoded by the coding sequence ATGGGACGACGCCCCGATCACGTGAAGCCACCGGCCTATCTCTCCAAGAGTCCGCCCTGTCCCCAGCCTGCCGAATCAGAGGCGCAGCCGCGTCCCGATGAAGAACGGCCCGAGCCGACGCGTTATGGCGACTGGGAGATCAAGGGAATCGCTGTGGATTTCTGA